From one Luteolibacter sp. SL250 genomic stretch:
- a CDS encoding YegP family protein translates to MSYEIKTDAAGKFRFNLKAGNGQVILSSQGYATKADVLSGIASVQKHSPDDGNFERKDSAKGEPYFVLKAKNGVVIGQSEMYSSTAARDNGIASVQKNGPSTDVKEV, encoded by the coding sequence ATGAGTTACGAAATCAAGACCGACGCCGCCGGAAAGTTCCGCTTCAACCTCAAGGCCGGCAACGGCCAGGTCATCCTCAGCAGCCAGGGCTACGCCACGAAGGCGGACGTTCTCAGCGGCATCGCCTCCGTGCAGAAGCACTCTCCGGACGACGGGAATTTCGAGCGCAAGGACTCCGCGAAAGGGGAACCCTATTTCGTCCTCAAGGCGAAAAACGGCGTCGTGATCGGCCAGAGCGAGATGTATTCCTCCACCGCCGCCCGCGACAACGGCATCGCCTCCGTCCAGAAGAACGGCCCGTCCACGGACGTGAAGGAAGTTTGA
- a CDS encoding M20 family metallopeptidase produces the protein MPADVVSLLQHLVRIPSVNPENTPGTDLTGEAEMAKFLSGWLEALGAEVTLEEIRPGRPNLIARFAPTDGRPRVLFGPHLDTVGVGGMTIDPFGGDIRDDRVWGRGASDTKGPMAAMLWALRQTRELQKSSPIAFDFVAFMGEESNQWGSKDFAKNHAQEYTFALVGEPTSMEVVHVTKGSLWTTLRTTGKAAHSSQPQRGENAVMKLARALDTLDHHLGTKLATFTHPVLGTSTMNVGVFNGGSRPNIVPDLANAVIDIRITPSLAESGGALKLLADTIADFDLPVEIVNPHENPPMETPADHPVIKALLAAGSKLAGAPWFSDAAHLSDGGIPSICIGPGSIDQAHTVDEFISIDDLEKGAAFFEKFIRDLATK, from the coding sequence ATGCCCGCTGATGTCGTCTCCCTGCTCCAGCATCTGGTCCGGATCCCCTCGGTCAATCCGGAGAATACCCCAGGCACCGACCTGACCGGAGAGGCGGAGATGGCGAAGTTCCTGAGCGGCTGGCTGGAGGCACTGGGCGCGGAGGTCACGCTGGAGGAGATCCGCCCGGGCAGGCCCAACCTGATCGCCCGCTTCGCGCCGACGGATGGCCGCCCGCGGGTGCTTTTCGGCCCGCACCTGGACACGGTTGGCGTGGGTGGCATGACCATCGATCCCTTCGGCGGGGACATCCGTGACGACAGGGTGTGGGGGCGCGGCGCGTCCGACACGAAAGGCCCGATGGCTGCGATGCTGTGGGCGCTGCGCCAGACGCGGGAACTCCAGAAAAGTTCCCCCATTGCCTTCGACTTCGTGGCATTCATGGGCGAGGAGTCGAACCAGTGGGGATCAAAGGATTTCGCAAAGAACCACGCGCAGGAATACACCTTCGCGCTGGTGGGCGAGCCTACCTCGATGGAGGTGGTGCACGTCACGAAAGGCTCGCTCTGGACGACCCTGCGGACGACCGGAAAGGCGGCGCACAGCTCCCAGCCTCAGCGCGGGGAGAACGCGGTGATGAAGCTGGCACGGGCACTGGACACACTGGACCACCACCTGGGGACAAAGCTGGCCACCTTCACCCATCCGGTGCTGGGCACGTCCACGATGAACGTGGGTGTCTTCAACGGCGGTTCCCGGCCCAACATCGTGCCGGATCTGGCGAATGCCGTCATCGACATCCGCATCACCCCTTCCCTCGCGGAAAGCGGCGGCGCGCTGAAGCTGCTGGCGGACACCATCGCGGACTTCGACCTGCCGGTGGAGATCGTGAACCCGCATGAGAATCCGCCGATGGAGACGCCGGCGGATCATCCGGTGATCAAGGCGTTGCTGGCCGCCGGATCAAAGCTGGCGGGAGCGCCGTGGTTCTCCGATGCGGCGCATCTTTCCGACGGCGGCATCCCCAGCATCTGCATCGGCCCCGGGTCGATCGACCAGGCGCACACGGTGGATGAGTTCATTTCCATCGACGACCTCGAAAAAGGAGCGGCTTTCTTTGAGAAATTCATCCGCGATCTCGCAACGAAGTGA
- a CDS encoding SDR family NAD(P)-dependent oxidoreductase codes for MSSLQGKTLLVTGASSGIGRALCELLVARNANVLGVTRNPSALSEDVSPIVADLTKREEISSIFHGLGKIDGLVNCAGVAYLSRIIDGNPTDWEEMWRVNVMALSQCCQLSLKHFPANGGRIVNVCSMSGHRVPPSGGFYAPTKFAVRAVTDALRSELKSIDSPIQVGSVSPGFVDTPMLEQYFRGREESLTKTKAAMKMLDPFDVAWTILCILEAPPHVEIGDILVRGSGQHM; via the coding sequence ATGTCGTCCCTCCAAGGTAAAACACTACTCGTCACCGGTGCCTCCAGCGGCATCGGCCGTGCGCTCTGTGAACTGCTGGTCGCCCGCAACGCGAATGTGCTTGGGGTGACCCGCAATCCTTCCGCCCTGTCGGAGGATGTGTCCCCCATCGTGGCGGATCTGACGAAACGTGAGGAGATCTCCTCCATTTTCCACGGACTGGGAAAGATCGACGGATTGGTGAACTGCGCGGGGGTCGCCTACCTTTCCAGGATCATCGACGGAAATCCGACGGACTGGGAGGAGATGTGGCGCGTGAACGTGATGGCGCTCTCCCAGTGCTGCCAGCTTTCCCTGAAACACTTCCCCGCCAATGGCGGCCGGATCGTGAACGTCTGCTCCATGAGCGGGCACCGTGTGCCGCCGTCAGGTGGCTTTTACGCGCCGACGAAGTTCGCCGTGCGGGCGGTGACGGATGCACTGCGCAGCGAGCTGAAATCCATCGACTCCCCCATCCAGGTGGGATCGGTTTCCCCGGGCTTCGTGGACACGCCGATGCTGGAGCAGTATTTCCGGGGCCGGGAGGAATCCCTGACAAAGACCAAGGCGGCGATGAAGATGCTGGATCCCTTTGATGTCGCGTGGACCATCCTTTGCATCCTGGAGGCCCCTCCGCACGTGGAGATCGGTGACATTCTCGTGCGTGGCAGCGGCCAGCACATGTAG
- a CDS encoding riboflavin synthase has product MFTGLVEATGTVVSLTSLGEQAKLLLDIPFAEELALGDSVAVNGCCLTVASFELGGVTFDILSQTLKVTSLGHLKEGSTVNLERALRVGDRLGGHFVQGHVDATGGIIAISPHGQDHMLEISLPPEIHRLCIDKGSLAIDGISLTIAELRESSAVFWITPHTWDHTHLSAAAEGQPVNLEADLLAKHVDKLLAARA; this is encoded by the coding sequence ATGTTCACAGGACTTGTTGAAGCCACCGGCACCGTTGTCTCCCTGACCTCCCTCGGGGAGCAGGCGAAGCTGCTGCTGGACATCCCGTTTGCGGAGGAACTGGCCCTCGGCGACTCCGTGGCGGTCAACGGTTGCTGCCTCACCGTCGCTTCCTTCGAGCTAGGCGGCGTGACCTTCGACATCCTCAGCCAGACGCTGAAGGTCACCTCTCTGGGCCACCTGAAGGAAGGCTCCACCGTCAATCTGGAGCGCGCGCTGCGCGTCGGCGACCGGCTGGGCGGGCACTTCGTGCAGGGGCATGTGGACGCCACCGGCGGCATCATCGCCATCAGCCCGCACGGGCAGGACCACATGCTGGAGATCTCCCTGCCACCGGAGATCCACCGGCTGTGCATCGACAAGGGATCGCTGGCCATCGACGGCATCTCCCTGACCATCGCGGAGTTGCGGGAAAGCAGCGCCGTGTTCTGGATCACCCCGCACACGTGGGACCACACGCACCTCAGCGCGGCGGCGGAAGGCCAGCCGGTGAACCTGGAGGCCGACCTGCTGGCAAAGCACGTGGACAAGTTGCTGGCGGCACGCGCCTGA
- a CDS encoding c-type cytochrome: MRPTPSLFLRPALAAIFLSALPLHAQEKTPSWIWDKKGGADGQELHIRKVFTVQGGEKVRLSATCDNEMAVFVNGKKMAASKEWENPASVDITPALVKGNNLIAVKAVNRGNGAAGFIAKLVIEKEGKKEEIVTDASWKVSAKGGKDWNTSATLDDSGWASAVPVGLAGEGPWAGQIKAKTLDNVADVKEPEATPVAAIKVKEGFKVELLHTVKMATEGSWVVSCFDDKGRLIVSDQYGGLFRVTVPAIGGKPEDTKVEPIPVQLGEAQGLCWAFGSLYAVTNSGKYPRGLYRVTDTNKDDVLDKVEQLRQFAPAGGEHGPHAVLPGPDGKSLYVVVGNQTPITEMSGSRVPKHWAEDNLLEPPLVGRGFMREVMAPGGWVAKTDKDGKEWELVTTGFRNQYDAAFDKHGSLFTYDADMEWDFSVPWYRPTRVCEVISGGEYGWRSLSKKWPVRWEDGLPPVSDIGPGSPTGVSFGYGTKFPAKYQNALYVADWSYGKLYAVHLKPDGAGYKADFEEFITANPLPLTDLSVNPKDGAMYFMIGGRRVQSGLYRVTAVSPAAPAPAPEAPPLLGLRHQLEAFHGKQDARAVDFAWKYFGHEDRLIRFAARIAVEHQPVAQWKDRALAEKDPRASLTALMALCRAGEGDKALLGPVLDSLDRIDFSKLKGLDRETYVRNYQLAFARFGEPEEAVRAKVAKKLGALFPTKEPWLDVDLAEVLVYLKDADFLPKAVAILETAPTQEEQIAHAKNLRLAKAGWTPELRERFFKWVCLRAPLLKGGASFPMFMADLRKDAIAGLTEEEKVKLKPILEAKPEVKGPEFDYAGRNFVKEWKVEDIDPVLAVGLEGGRNYENGRNLFGATACFACHRFGSEGGAIGPDLTSVAGKYSPRDLLVHIIEPNKEISDQYGQLEVTLNDDSKVYGRIMNLSGDKLMLNTDMMNPDAVTSVDRKRIKAMDQSKTSMMPPGLLNTCKDTDILDLLAYLLSKGNKEDPLFK, from the coding sequence ATGCGACCTACCCCGTCCCTGTTCCTGCGGCCTGCCCTGGCCGCCATTTTTCTTTCCGCACTCCCGCTCCATGCCCAGGAGAAGACCCCTTCGTGGATCTGGGATAAAAAAGGCGGGGCCGACGGTCAGGAACTCCACATCCGCAAGGTATTCACCGTCCAGGGAGGGGAGAAAGTCCGCCTTTCGGCCACCTGTGACAACGAAATGGCCGTCTTCGTGAACGGCAAGAAGATGGCGGCGAGCAAGGAGTGGGAGAACCCGGCCAGCGTGGACATCACCCCGGCGCTGGTGAAGGGAAACAACCTCATCGCCGTCAAGGCGGTCAACCGTGGCAATGGCGCCGCCGGCTTCATCGCGAAGCTGGTCATCGAAAAGGAAGGGAAGAAGGAGGAGATCGTCACCGACGCCTCATGGAAAGTTTCCGCAAAGGGCGGGAAGGATTGGAACACCTCGGCGACGCTGGACGACAGCGGCTGGGCGTCCGCCGTGCCCGTCGGTCTGGCAGGGGAGGGACCATGGGCCGGACAGATCAAGGCGAAGACGCTCGACAACGTGGCGGACGTGAAGGAGCCGGAGGCCACTCCGGTGGCAGCGATCAAGGTGAAGGAAGGCTTCAAGGTGGAGCTGCTCCATACCGTGAAGATGGCCACGGAGGGTTCATGGGTCGTGTCCTGCTTCGACGACAAGGGACGGCTCATCGTTTCCGACCAGTACGGCGGGCTTTTCCGCGTGACGGTGCCCGCCATCGGCGGAAAGCCGGAGGACACCAAGGTGGAGCCGATCCCGGTGCAACTGGGCGAGGCGCAGGGGCTCTGCTGGGCGTTCGGCTCGCTCTACGCGGTCACCAACTCCGGCAAGTATCCGCGCGGCCTCTACCGCGTGACGGACACCAACAAGGATGACGTCCTGGACAAGGTGGAGCAGCTCCGCCAGTTCGCCCCTGCGGGTGGCGAGCACGGGCCGCACGCCGTCCTGCCAGGGCCTGATGGAAAATCCCTCTACGTGGTCGTAGGCAACCAGACGCCCATCACGGAGATGAGCGGCAGCCGCGTGCCGAAGCACTGGGCGGAGGACAACCTGCTGGAGCCGCCGCTGGTCGGCCGCGGCTTCATGCGCGAGGTGATGGCCCCCGGAGGCTGGGTGGCGAAGACCGACAAGGACGGCAAAGAGTGGGAGCTGGTCACCACCGGCTTCCGCAACCAATATGACGCCGCCTTTGACAAGCATGGCTCCCTCTTCACCTATGACGCTGACATGGAGTGGGACTTCAGCGTGCCGTGGTACCGTCCCACCCGCGTGTGCGAGGTGATCAGCGGCGGTGAGTATGGCTGGCGCTCACTTTCCAAGAAATGGCCGGTGCGCTGGGAGGACGGACTGCCTCCCGTGTCCGACATCGGTCCGGGATCCCCGACGGGCGTCTCCTTCGGCTATGGCACGAAGTTCCCTGCGAAATACCAGAACGCGCTCTACGTCGCGGACTGGAGCTATGGAAAGCTCTACGCCGTGCACCTGAAGCCGGACGGCGCGGGCTACAAGGCGGACTTCGAGGAGTTCATCACCGCGAACCCGCTGCCCCTCACCGACCTGTCCGTGAACCCGAAGGACGGGGCGATGTATTTCATGATCGGCGGCCGCCGCGTGCAGAGCGGACTCTACCGCGTGACGGCCGTTTCACCCGCAGCCCCGGCACCCGCTCCGGAGGCCCCGCCGTTGCTGGGGCTCCGTCACCAACTGGAAGCCTTCCACGGCAAGCAGGACGCGAGGGCGGTGGACTTCGCCTGGAAATACTTCGGCCATGAGGATCGCTTGATCCGCTTCGCCGCCCGCATCGCTGTCGAGCACCAACCGGTGGCGCAGTGGAAGGACCGGGCGCTGGCGGAAAAGGATCCGCGTGCCTCGCTGACCGCACTCATGGCGCTGTGCCGTGCCGGGGAAGGGGACAAGGCCCTGCTGGGACCGGTGCTGGATTCCCTGGACCGGATCGACTTCTCCAAGCTCAAGGGCCTGGACCGCGAAACCTACGTGCGTAACTACCAGCTTGCGTTCGCCCGCTTCGGTGAGCCGGAGGAAGCCGTGCGCGCGAAGGTGGCGAAGAAGCTGGGCGCGCTGTTCCCGACGAAGGAACCATGGCTGGATGTCGATCTGGCGGAAGTGCTGGTCTATCTGAAGGATGCGGATTTCCTGCCGAAGGCGGTGGCCATCCTGGAAACCGCACCCACCCAGGAGGAACAGATCGCGCATGCCAAGAACCTGCGGCTGGCCAAGGCGGGCTGGACTCCGGAACTGCGCGAGCGGTTCTTCAAGTGGGTCTGCCTGCGCGCTCCGCTGCTGAAAGGTGGTGCCAGCTTCCCGATGTTCATGGCGGATCTCAGGAAGGACGCCATCGCCGGACTGACGGAGGAGGAGAAGGTGAAGCTCAAGCCCATCCTCGAGGCCAAGCCGGAGGTGAAGGGTCCGGAGTTCGACTACGCGGGCCGGAACTTCGTCAAGGAATGGAAGGTGGAGGACATCGACCCGGTGCTGGCGGTGGGTCTGGAAGGCGGGCGGAACTATGAGAATGGCCGCAACCTTTTCGGTGCGACGGCCTGCTTCGCCTGCCACCGCTTCGGGAGCGAGGGCGGCGCCATCGGCCCGGATCTGACCAGCGTGGCGGGTAAATACAGCCCGCGTGACCTGCTGGTGCACATCATCGAGCCGAACAAGGAGATCAGCGACCAATACGGTCAGCTCGAAGTGACCCTCAATGACGACTCGAAGGTCTATGGCCGCATCATGAATCTGAGCGGCGACAAGCTGATGCTCAACACGGACATGATGAATCCGGACGCCGTCACTTCCGTGGACCGCAAGCGGATCAAGGCCATGGACCAAAGCAAGACCAGCATGATGCCACCGGGCCTGCTCAACACCTGCAAGGACACGGACATCCTGGACCTGCTGGCCTACCTGCTGAGCAAGGGGAACAAGGAAGACCCGCTGTTCAAGTAA
- a CDS encoding glucosidase — translation MTREHERLAEDKEREKNWKRWGPYLSERQWGTVREDYSEHGNSWANFPHDQARRRAYRWGEDGLNGWSDRQCHLCFAPALWNGQDTILKERLFGLGGNEGNHGEDVKECYYYLDSTPTHSYTKALYKYPQVTYPYTAIRVENQRLGRTGPELEIADMGVFDGGRYFDVMQEVAKRSPDDLLWKITVTNHGPEAAPIHVLPSLWFRNDWVWGNERDMPLLKPVISLEEEGITAFHEKLGTYRFIVDSPDVGGFPWLFTENETNNQSVFGTENITPHVKDAFHNFIIKGQKDAVSPNPTGTKTAAHLQFTVPAGGSVVIRCRLHSIKEDNGITGLEQFDETMTARAGESDEFYDQVIPSGISADERMICRQGYAGLLWTKQYFHYVVEDWLKGDPAMAKPPANRYEGRNNDWPHFYARDILSMPDKWEYPWFAAWDTAFHMLPFAAIDPAFAKHQLLLLLREWYMHPNGQLPAYEWNFSDVNPPVHAWAVWRVYKIADKKGERDILFLERAFQKLLLNFTWWVNRKDVEGRHVFAGGFLGLDNIGVFDRSSSLPGGGRLHQADGTAWMASFCLTMLAMALELALQKPAYEDIASKFFEHFVSITDAMNSLGGTGLWDEQDSFYYDQLIIDHEDPIPLRIRSLVGLLPLCAVTVLKQKTIDSLPGFRKRMDWFLTNRPELLKYITVRRVPGSKNPGRCLLAIPSEARLRKCLQRMLSKEDFLSNFGIRSLSKAHWKKPFVFEHAGQRHEVAYTPGEATTDMFGGNSNWRGPIWFPINFLIIEALERYYYFYGDTFTIEHPTGSGKMKTLLEVAIDLCDRLISLFMPDHKGYRPCFGDAERYTDVPHWQNLLLFHEYFHAETGEGLGASHQTGWTALVVRLVRERREKLVNPQSMCAIQGGKEVNPVR, via the coding sequence ATGACTCGGGAACACGAACGCCTTGCCGAAGACAAGGAGCGCGAGAAAAACTGGAAGCGCTGGGGGCCCTACCTCAGCGAGAGGCAGTGGGGTACCGTCCGTGAGGACTACTCCGAGCATGGGAACAGTTGGGCGAACTTCCCCCACGACCAGGCCCGGCGGCGTGCCTACCGCTGGGGTGAGGACGGCCTGAACGGCTGGAGCGACCGCCAGTGCCACCTTTGTTTCGCGCCCGCGCTTTGGAACGGCCAGGACACCATCCTGAAGGAGCGGCTTTTCGGTCTGGGCGGGAACGAGGGCAACCACGGGGAGGATGTGAAGGAGTGCTACTACTACCTGGACTCCACCCCCACCCATTCCTACACGAAGGCACTCTACAAGTACCCGCAGGTCACCTACCCCTACACCGCCATCCGCGTGGAGAACCAGCGGCTGGGCCGTACCGGTCCGGAGCTGGAGATCGCGGACATGGGAGTCTTCGACGGCGGCCGCTACTTCGACGTCATGCAGGAAGTGGCGAAGCGCTCGCCGGACGACCTGCTGTGGAAGATCACCGTCACCAACCACGGCCCGGAGGCAGCCCCCATCCACGTCCTGCCCAGCCTGTGGTTCCGCAACGACTGGGTCTGGGGCAACGAGCGGGACATGCCGCTGCTCAAGCCGGTGATCTCACTGGAGGAGGAAGGCATCACCGCGTTCCATGAAAAACTGGGCACCTACCGCTTCATCGTGGACTCACCGGATGTCGGCGGCTTTCCATGGTTGTTCACCGAGAACGAGACGAACAACCAGTCGGTCTTCGGCACGGAGAACATCACACCCCATGTGAAGGATGCGTTCCACAACTTCATCATCAAGGGCCAGAAGGACGCCGTCTCCCCGAACCCCACCGGCACGAAGACCGCGGCCCACCTCCAGTTCACGGTGCCTGCGGGAGGGTCCGTGGTCATCCGCTGCCGCCTGCACTCCATCAAGGAGGACAACGGCATCACCGGGCTGGAGCAGTTCGACGAAACGATGACGGCCCGCGCCGGGGAAAGCGATGAGTTCTACGACCAGGTCATCCCCTCCGGCATCTCCGCGGATGAGCGCATGATCTGCCGCCAGGGCTACGCCGGGTTGCTGTGGACGAAGCAATATTTCCACTACGTGGTGGAGGACTGGCTGAAGGGCGACCCCGCGATGGCGAAGCCGCCGGCCAACCGCTATGAGGGCCGCAACAACGACTGGCCCCACTTCTACGCCCGCGACATCCTCTCGATGCCGGACAAGTGGGAGTACCCGTGGTTCGCCGCATGGGACACCGCCTTCCACATGCTGCCCTTCGCGGCGATCGACCCGGCCTTCGCGAAGCACCAGCTCCTGCTCCTGCTGCGGGAGTGGTACATGCACCCGAACGGCCAGCTCCCCGCCTACGAGTGGAACTTCTCCGACGTGAACCCGCCCGTCCACGCGTGGGCGGTCTGGCGGGTCTACAAGATCGCCGACAAGAAAGGCGAGCGTGACATCCTCTTCCTGGAGCGCGCGTTCCAGAAGCTGCTGCTCAACTTCACCTGGTGGGTGAACCGCAAGGACGTGGAGGGACGCCATGTGTTCGCCGGGGGCTTCCTCGGGCTGGACAACATCGGAGTCTTCGACCGTTCCTCCTCCCTGCCCGGTGGTGGCCGCCTGCACCAGGCGGACGGCACCGCGTGGATGGCTTCCTTCTGCCTGACCATGCTGGCCATGGCGCTGGAACTGGCGCTGCAGAAGCCCGCCTACGAGGACATCGCCTCGAAGTTCTTCGAGCATTTCGTCAGCATCACGGACGCCATGAACTCCCTGGGGGGCACCGGCCTGTGGGATGAGCAGGACAGCTTCTATTACGACCAGCTCATCATCGACCATGAGGACCCCATCCCGCTGCGCATCCGCTCGCTGGTGGGGCTGCTGCCTCTCTGCGCGGTGACGGTGCTCAAGCAGAAGACGATCGACTCCCTGCCCGGCTTCCGCAAACGGATGGACTGGTTCCTGACCAACCGCCCGGAGCTGCTGAAATACATCACCGTCCGCCGCGTGCCCGGCAGCAAGAATCCGGGCCGCTGCCTGCTGGCCATCCCATCGGAGGCACGGCTGCGCAAGTGCCTGCAACGCATGCTCAGCAAGGAGGACTTCCTTTCCAACTTCGGCATCCGCTCGCTCAGCAAGGCGCACTGGAAGAAACCCTTCGTCTTCGAGCATGCGGGCCAACGCCACGAGGTGGCCTACACCCCGGGCGAGGCGACCACAGACATGTTCGGCGGCAACTCCAACTGGCGCGGACCGATCTGGTTCCCCATCAACTTCCTCATCATCGAAGCGCTGGAGAGATACTACTACTTCTACGGCGACACGTTCACCATCGAGCATCCCACCGGCTCAGGAAAGATGAAGACGCTGCTGGAGGTCGCCATCGACCTGTGCGACCGGCTCATCTCCCTGTTCATGCCGGATCACAAGGGCTACCGCCCCTGCTTCGGCGACGCGGAACGCTACACGGACGTGCCGCACTGGCAGAACCTCCTCCTGTTCCACGAGTACTTCCACGCGGAGACCGGCGAAGGATTGGGCGCCTCCCACCAGACCGGCTGGACCGCACTGGTGGTCCGCCTGGTCCGTGAGCGCCGCGAGAAGCTGGTGAACCCGCAGAGCATGTGCGCCATCCAGGGCGGCAAGGAAGTGAACCCGGTGAGGTAA
- the hisH gene encoding imidazole glycerol phosphate synthase subunit HisH has protein sequence MKVSLIDYGAGNLRSVANALRAIGVEPDITAGPGIPEGTTHLVLPGVGSFGDCMDELSKRGLIEPIRQWVLDGRPYLGICLGYQILFEWSEETPGVAGLGVLPGGVKRFIDQPGLKVPHMGWNSVIPRRAEAGNWRDLGPAPYFYYVHSYFPVPADDSIIAAETEYGADRFAAAVERPNLLACQYHPEKSQEAGLRLIRNFLGV, from the coding sequence GTGAAGGTTTCCCTCATCGACTACGGCGCCGGGAATCTCCGCAGCGTCGCCAACGCGCTGCGTGCCATCGGCGTGGAGCCTGACATCACCGCAGGACCGGGCATTCCGGAAGGAACCACCCATCTGGTCCTGCCGGGCGTCGGTTCGTTCGGTGACTGCATGGACGAACTGTCGAAGCGCGGCCTCATCGAGCCGATCCGGCAGTGGGTCCTGGACGGGAGGCCGTACCTGGGCATCTGCCTGGGCTACCAGATCCTTTTCGAATGGAGCGAGGAAACGCCCGGTGTCGCCGGTCTCGGCGTGCTGCCGGGCGGGGTGAAGCGTTTCATCGACCAACCGGGGCTGAAAGTGCCGCACATGGGCTGGAACTCCGTCATCCCGCGCAGGGCGGAAGCCGGCAACTGGCGGGACCTGGGTCCGGCGCCGTATTTCTACTACGTCCACTCCTACTTCCCCGTGCCTGCGGATGACTCGATCATCGCCGCGGAGACGGAATATGGGGCGGACCGCTTTGCCGCCGCCGTCGAGCGCCCGAACCTGCTGGCCTGCCAGTACCACCCGGAGAAAAGCCAGGAGGCAGGCCTCCGTCTCATCCGCAACTTCCTGGGAGTGTAA
- the hisB gene encoding imidazoleglycerol-phosphate dehydratase HisB, whose protein sequence is MPASRTASRSRKTAETDIELSIDLDGSGVSSIDTGIPFFDHMLTLFSKHGLFDLNVKTDGDIEVDGHHTIEDTGIVIGDCIREALGTKEGIRRYGCCYLPMDETLARVVVDLSNRPHLEFRAPANTASAPNMPFTLVEEFCRAVASNLRANIHVELLYGRDGHHIAEAIFKGLARALRDACERDPRVKGIPSTKEAL, encoded by the coding sequence ATGCCTGCATCCCGTACCGCCAGCCGCAGCCGGAAGACCGCTGAAACCGACATCGAACTGTCCATCGACCTGGACGGCTCCGGGGTTTCATCGATCGACACCGGCATTCCGTTCTTCGACCACATGCTCACGCTGTTTTCGAAGCACGGATTGTTCGACCTCAACGTGAAGACCGATGGCGACATCGAGGTGGACGGGCACCACACGATCGAGGATACCGGCATCGTCATCGGTGACTGCATTCGCGAGGCACTGGGTACGAAGGAAGGCATCCGCCGCTACGGCTGCTGCTACCTTCCCATGGACGAGACGCTGGCCCGGGTGGTGGTGGACCTGAGCAACCGCCCGCACCTGGAGTTCCGCGCCCCGGCGAACACCGCTTCCGCGCCGAACATGCCCTTCACCCTGGTGGAGGAGTTCTGCCGCGCCGTGGCGTCCAACCTGCGGGCGAACATCCACGTCGAGCTGCTCTATGGCCGCGACGGCCACCACATCGCGGAGGCCATCTTCAAGGGCCTCGCCCGGGCGCTGCGGGACGCGTGCGAGCGCGACCCGCGGGTGAAAGGCATCCCCAGCACCAAGGAGGCGTTGTGA
- a CDS encoding PTPDL family protein — MKSRLTTLIPLACVLMSAGASADTFVLKNGERLDAKILKENDDSYVLSVKITKSIRDEKTIAKADVAEIIPEKTDEVAFEALKGLVPAPDLTGADEYSRRIALLTKFTKENPKSPLVAQAETMLATLKSELAATSAGGIKLEGKIIPAEEYAKDAYDIDARIIEKRVREAAARGDLLSAMRGIDRLQTDFKLTESRRALLPLKAQILRAYKAQIDEQLATFDARTEERRVGLGRMAGDARANAERALAEELAAVKASAGTDNASKPRWGLTHPFDKDSLEEAQETIEDEMDDTIEDNGKDAGKVYRNIHRIIGEQSDPEILQDTVSKADEYEIPAKYTDILKEAAKAKGAQF; from the coding sequence ATGAAATCCCGTCTCACCACCCTCATCCCGCTTGCCTGTGTCCTGATGTCCGCCGGTGCTTCCGCCGATACCTTCGTCCTGAAGAATGGCGAGCGCCTGGACGCGAAGATCCTCAAGGAGAATGATGATTCCTACGTCCTGTCCGTGAAGATCACCAAGAGCATCCGCGACGAGAAGACCATCGCAAAGGCGGATGTCGCCGAGATCATCCCCGAGAAAACCGATGAGGTCGCCTTCGAAGCGCTCAAGGGGCTGGTGCCGGCTCCGGACCTGACGGGGGCCGACGAATACTCCCGCCGCATCGCCCTGCTCACCAAGTTCACCAAGGAAAACCCGAAGAGCCCGCTGGTCGCCCAGGCGGAAACCATGCTCGCCACCCTGAAGTCCGAGCTCGCGGCGACCTCCGCCGGAGGCATCAAGCTCGAAGGCAAGATCATCCCCGCGGAGGAATACGCCAAGGACGCCTACGACATCGACGCCCGGATCATCGAGAAGCGCGTCCGTGAAGCCGCCGCCCGCGGCGACCTCCTTTCCGCCATGCGCGGCATCGACCGCCTCCAGACGGACTTCAAGCTCACTGAATCCCGGCGCGCGCTTCTCCCGCTCAAAGCCCAGATCCTCCGGGCCTACAAGGCGCAGATCGACGAGCAACTGGCCACCTTCGACGCCCGCACCGAGGAACGCCGCGTCGGCCTCGGACGGATGGCGGGGGATGCCCGGGCGAATGCGGAACGCGCGCTCGCCGAGGAACTGGCTGCGGTGAAGGCATCCGCAGGAACCGACAATGCCAGCAAGCCGCGGTGGGGTCTCACCCATCCTTTCGACAAGGACTCCCTCGAGGAAGCCCAGGAAACCATCGAGGACGAGATGGACGACACCATCGAGGACAACGGCAAGGACGCCGGAAAAGTCTACCGGAATATCCATCGCATCATCGGCGAGCAGAGCGATCCGGAGATCCTCCAGGACACTGTTTCCAAGGCGGACGAATATGAGATCCCCGCCAAATATACCGACATCCTCAAGGAAGCCGCCAAAGCCAAGGGCGCCCAGTTCTAA